The following DNA comes from Acidobacteriota bacterium.
AGTAGGCGGCTCCCACGTTCAGGCCGGCTCCGGGGAAATGCGGGTCTCTCAGCCAGGCGTCTCTGTAATACTGCAACGATTGCCGGTAATCCCCAACGTTGTAATAGTAGAGGCCGGCCGAGGAGAGGTCGCCGGTGTGACGGCTCGTCGGCAATGAAATCAACGGGTAAAAAGCAAACACGCCCAGTGAGAACAGGGCGACGGCCAGCCCCGGGATCGTGGCCGCCTTCAGACGTACGTGCCTGATGCAGACGGTCGCGCCGAAGACGCCCAGCAGGATATAGTAGGGAATGAGCGGCAGCCGGAAGCGGCTGGCGAAAAAGAACAGCGCAAACGTCAGAGCATAAAGTCCCATGACAAAGAGCAGAAGTCGTATCCGGGAATCCCGGGCGAACCCGGCAAGCGCCCCGATGACGGCGAAAGGGAAGATCAGGCCGAACGACAGGGGGTTAAGACGCAGCACCGGCGTCTTGTGAAAGAAGACCGGCAGGGAACGATTATTGGAGACCTCGCGGTCCGAGAAGCTGAAATACATCTTCTTGAGGCACAACCCGGCGAAACGGACCGGATTGTCCGCAATCCATCGCACCGCCCGTTCCGTCCAGTAGGCCGATACCTCTCCCGATTTGAGCTCGCGGCCCCGGTCCCGCTCGGCGATGTAGGTAATATCGCTTATTCGCCAGTCATAGCCGAGCGGTTGAGGCATGAAGGCGGACAAACCATCGGCTTCGTCGTTGTTCCCGATATAAAGGTTGATCCCTCCCTGCGAAGCAATGAGCACCGGATCACCGGCGACCAGAATGTTTCTGAGTAACACGGGTCCTATCAATACGCTCAGTCCCGCGACGACCAATACCGCCTGCCTGATGGTCTGCTTCCAGTGTGCCCGCTGCCACAGCACGATTAACAGGATGACCGGGACAAGGATAAGGGCTGTAGGCCGGGTTATGGCCGCCAGTCCGGCCAGCAGGCCGACCGTGAACAATTTGTCGGACCGCCTTTCCGTGTACCAGACAAGTAGATGATAAACGGTTAGCTGGAACAAGAGCATGAACAGGGGGTCCAGCAGAAGCTCGGCTTCGAAGTAGATCATGGACGGGTACAGTGCCTGCACCAGCGCAGCTATCAGGCCTGTCTTTTTTCCAAAAAGCTTTCGTCCAAGCAGGTAGGTCATGAAGATTGAGCCGAGTCCGACGCCCAGCCCGAATATCCGCGCGGCCCACAGAGACGGGCCAAAAACCGCATACAGAACGGCCAGGCAAAATACATACAGCGGCGCCCGAAAGAACGTTGTGTCCCCGAATATGTCTCCGGCCGCGATCACCTGCGCCCAATTGTGATGGTAGTAGTTGTCCACGGTCAGCAGGTTCCATTCTACAAGTCCGTGGTACTGCGCCAGGTATACCGTTCTGATGAGAGCGGCAAGCAGCAGCACCGGAACTACAGGTGAGACGGATTGGAATAGCTTGGCGGGTCTGAATGCCATCGGCACCAATATACGACTTCGCGAGACGCCGGGGCTCCAAAAACTGCAGGTTCCGTCACGATAGGCAATTGCCGTCACCTGTATGCAGAATACGGTACTGGAGGGTGAGGCAGTTTATCCCTTGAACAATTCGGCCAACCCCCAGGTAAGTCCCTGCCATGCAATGGGTTATGCTTCGCGCCCGCTTTCGGACTGCAACCGGGTGCATGAAATCCCGCCCCGTCGGGGCTGGCACAGCCTTTGCTCAAAGACCTTCTGGACTTTACGGAAGGAGACGAGATGGAGGTACGGTACGGAAAACTCGCGGCGGCTCTTCTGGCGGTAGTCGTGATAACGCTCGCCCGGAGCGCGTTTTCGAACGATATTCCTCCTTCACCTGACGGCCTCGCTTGGCTTGAAGATTATCAGACCGAAGGCGACAGCCTGGTCACGGTCGTGATATTTATGGAGGACGAGGCCGCCCGTGATGATCTCTCCATGATGACCCGACGGACCGGCCTGTCTCGATCCTCCAGAATTACGGGAGTTCTGCGTCGCCTCCAGTCTTTCAAAGCGCAGGGCTCTGAGAGAGTCGAAGAGTTTGTCGGCCGGGTCTCCAAAACTGAGGTGATAAGGCACTGGATCGTTCCCGCTTACACGGCGACCATCAGTTCTACGGACATCCATCTTCTCTCGCAGTTTGAGGGAGTGAAACTGATCGTTCCCGATGTTCCGCTGATCGCCGTCGAGCCGGTGGACGTTTCCGCGTCTCCGTCGCTTTCCACCACCGTGTCCAGCCAGCTGGAGCTTTTGCGAGTGCCTCAACTCTGGGCGCTGGGCTTGACCGGTGCAGGACGCCTGGTGGCGTCGTTCGATACCGGTGTCGAGCAACCGCACCCGGCGCTGGCTCCCAAATGGCGCGGTAATCACGCAGATCTGTCGGCGTCCTGGTTTTCACCGATCCAGCCGAACATACTGCCGTACGACAACGCCGGTCACGGCACTCATACCATGGGAATCATAGTAGGCTCGACGGTTGCCGACACCTTCGGCGTCGCCCCGGGTGCCGAGTGGATTACGGCCGGAGTCGTAGATCAGGGACGGTCCCTCTCGGCGACGGTTTCCGATATCATTCAGGCTTTCCAATGGGCTCTCAACCCGGACGGCGACGAGGGCACGACCAACGACGTGCCGGACGTTATCCTTAACAGTTGGGGCATACCGGCCGGCATCTTCAGCCCGTGCGATCAGACCTTTTCGACGGTCATAGACAACGTTGAAGCGGCCGGAATCCTGGCCGTCTTTGCCGCGGGCAATGAAGGTCCTGCCCCGCAGTCGCTCCGCGACCCCGCCGACCGGGCCAGCGGTCCGCTCAACACGTTCTCGGTCGGTGCCGTCAGCAACAGTAAAATTATCGCCGACTTTTCCAGCCGCGGTCCCTCGCGCTGCGATGCCAACCAGAAGAAGCCGGAAGTTGTCGCCCCGGGCATTTCCGTGCGATCGTCTTCCAAGGATGGAACCTACACGGTCATGAGCGGGACGTCGATGGCCGCTCCTTACGTGGCCGGGCTGGCTCTGCTGGCACGCCAGTACAATCCCGACGCGACTGTGGACGAAATCAAGTCGGCCCTTATTCAGTCGGCCGAGGACCTCGGGCCGGCCGGAGAGGATAACGCTTACGGCTATGGACTCGTCGATGCCGTCCGGATGCTGGAGAACCTGCCGAGGTCAAGCCTGTACCATTTTGCCGTTTCCGGCACAATTATCTCCGGCGACGGTGTCGCCTGCCCGGGTGAAGGGTTCGACTTCCAGGTGGTTCTCACCAACGCATCCGCGAACGTTGAAAGCCTCACGGGCATACTGAAGGCTGACGACGGCGGGCCGGTTTCCATCACAAGCGATCATGCTGAGTTCTTCTTCGGCGACGGTGGTACGACGGCCATCAACTACGCGCCGTTCCAACTGACTTTCGCCTCGACTGCCTTGCACGGGCAGGAGATTACGTTAAACCTTTACCTTGCTGATTCGACGGGGGGTGTGCTCGACACTCTCGAGTTGGGCCTGACGGTGGGCTATGCGCCACCCGGCTCGATCGGCGAGCACGCGTCCGGCGATATCAGTTTCACGGTCTCGGACTTCGGGCAGTTCGGCTTTGCTCCGGGTTCGATATACAACCTGGCCGGAAACGGATTTCGCTACGCCGGATCGAGCAACCTGCTTTACGAAGCCGGGTTGATTGTCGGGCGGAATTACCTGCAGCTGTCAAGTTCGATCCGAGATCTGACCGGGGAGCTGAGGCCTTCAGATTTTACCCCGATCCAGGGGCTCAGTGCCGGCCTGCTTGACTCGGAGCAGGCATTTCACCGGCATGCCCGCTTCGTCGATTCATACTCAGAGATTCCGATCCCGGTAACGATTGATCAACACACCGTTGATTTCGCCGGCGTCGACGGCGAAGCGGCCGTGATCTTTCAGTACCACGTCATTAACAACACCCTGGAAAAGCTCACCGGCCTGAGCTTCGGCTTCCTGGCCGATTTCGACCTGTCCGACACTGCTGATCAGGTCGTGTACGATGACCAGATGAAGCTTATCTACCAGTGCGGGGGCGGGGCATCGGTGGTCGGCCTCGTGGCCCTGGGCAATGTGAATTCATTCAGTTTGCTGGATAACAATTCCGGAAAAATCGGCTTTTCGTCCGTCGAACTGTACGAGCTGATATCTCAGAGTACGAACGATGTGGACACAAGCCTGCGCGGCGACCTCATGTTCGTCGCATCATCCGGCGCCGTCACGCTTACCGCGCTCGACTCTATTGAAGTGGCCTTCGCCCTCGTGGCGGGTGATAACGTAGCCGGTCTGTACCGGAATGCCTGGCTGGCCAGGGACAAGTATGATATCGTTACCAGTATCGAGGAGTCTGCCGGCGGCCTTCCCGGCACCTTTGTGCTGGGCCAGAACTATCCCAATCCGTTCAACCCGACGACGTCAATCACGTTTTCGATTCTCTCCGGTGCGGAAGTCAACCTGGAGGTCTTCAACGTGCTCGGGCAGCGGGTGCGGCAACTGCGCGACGGCTACCTCTCGGCCGGCAGCCACACGGTGAAATGGGATGCCCGCAGCGACGCCGGCGACGGCGTTGCCAGTGGTGTGTACCTGTATCGCCTGACAGTCGACGGCGTATCGCGCTCCCGGAAAATGCTGCTTTTGCGGTAGGCATCCGGGCCTTATATTGGTTTTCGGAACACGCCGTGTCCCGGCTACGTATCAAAAGTTAAGGACATCTGGGAAAGGAAAGTGTGATGCTGATTCTTCGAGGATTGGGCAGGGCGCTTCTTGTTTCATGCGCGCTTGCGTTGATTGTTGGTCCTGTGAACGCGATGCCGCCGACCGATGAGGTCACCGAACAGTGGATAGCCGACGGAGTGTGGCAAGAGAACGTCGCTGTTTGGCAGGCCTTCAAGGCGGCCGGAGGCTGCGCTCCAGGAGAACACTCTCCACTTGAGACTTTTCGGGCCGCTCGCGCGGCGGCACTGGGCAGTGACGTTGTGGATACCATCAACGTGGTCGTGCTCCTGGTTGAGTTCCCGGACTACCGAGCTTCCGGTCAGGGCGTGTCGGCCACGGTGGCGGATTTCGAAGCCCTGCTCTTCTCCGACCGACGCACCGATCCCAGCCCCTATCCGACCGGCTCCATGACCGATTTCTACGTTGAGAACTCGTACGGTGCACTCGTCATCACGGGAGATGTGTTCGGCTGGTACATGATGCCGCAGGACTACTCGTGGTACGTAGGCGACAACTACGGGCTTGGCGGCGGCGGCGCCCTGCTGGCCGGACACGCCGTTGATGCCGCCGAGGCGGCCGGAGTGGATTTTAGTCTTTACGCCAATGGCGATACGTGGGTCGACGGCGTGATCGTCGTGCACCCCGGGCCCGGGGCGGAGTCCGCAGGCACTGGCATCTGGTCCCACCAGTCAACCATTTCGCCTTTACGAAACTATGACAACGTCTTGATATCGGATTACACGGTAAACCCTGAAGAGTCCTATTACGGCAGTCTCTCGACGATAGGCGTGTTCGGCCACGAGTACGGTCACGTCATCGGTCTGCCTGATCTGTATGACCTCAACCCGATTCAGGCTCAGAAAGGTAGCGGTCTCGGCTCCTGGTCGATGATGGCTAATGGGAGTTGGAACGGTGGACCGCCCGGATCTTCTCCCGCGCACTTCGACGCCTGGTGCAAGCTGATGCTGGACTTTGGGGAGGTCGCATACCTCGAATCCAATCTGTCGCAGGCTGCTTTACCCCAGGTGGAAGAGAGCGGTGTTATCTATCATCTCGGCACGGTTCCGGGCGATGCAGCCCACGAGTACTGGCTCGTGGAGAATCGCCAAAGAGTCGGTTTCGATCAGTCCCTGCCCGGCGGCGGGCTTTGCATTTACCACTTTGATCCGTTCGTTGCGAGCCAGAACGATCACGACCGCTATCGGGTTGCCCTTGAGCAGGCGGACGGGGAAGAGGATCTATACTACGGCTTCGCGAGTGACGCCGGCGACCCCTGGCCGGGGATTACGGGGAACAGCAATTTCCACGCTTACACCATACCGGATTCGCGCACCAACGACGGCGACATCACCGACATCGCCGTGTGGAACATCCGAAATTCGGGTCCGGTGATATATGCCGATCTGGATGTAGAATTCTCTCGCCCTTACGTGGTCTTCGCGGAAACAAAAGACTCCGTCAGGTTCCGGGATAAAGCCCCGGGCGGCAACGGCAACGGGATTGTCGAGGCGGGCGAGACCATCGAAGCGTCCTTCAGGGTGCGCAACAAGATGAGGCTGGCCTACGATCCGACGTTTACGTTGTCGGTCGACGCTCCGGGCGTGAATTTCATCCAGAACGGCGTCCCCCTAGCGGCGGCCACGCTGAGTCCCGTTTTTGACGCGTGGAACGAGGTGCCGATCAAGTTTTCATTGCCCGCTGATTTTGTGACGGTCCAGGCCGGATTCACGCTTACGCTGGAGGCTGATTCGATTTCCGGGTCAGGCGACCGGGCGTACGTGCAGGAGCTTACCTTTGAGTGGCGCCTCGGCAGAACCCAGGTGCTGGTGGTGGACGACGATGGAGGGGCGGCGTACGAATCCCGGTTTGAGAACAGCCTGGATCGGCTCCGCATACCGTACGATGTCTGGGACAAGAGTTCCAGTTCGCCGTCGTATAGCGACCTGGCCCCCTACCCGTTTGTCCTGTGGTTCACCGGCAGTAGCGCGAACGGCGGCACACTGACGGCGGGCGACGTCTCCGTGCTCAAGCAGTTCCTTGATAATCGCGGCAACCTGTACCTGAGCAGCATGACCGCAGCATCCCAACTTCACGGGCTCGACTCAGCCTTCCTGGCCGATTACCTGCACGCCAATCTGGTCAGCAGCGACGTTTTCGGCCTTGGCTTTAACGGTGTCGACGGCAACCCGGTGGGCGAGGGCGCCGCCTTTGCCCTGGCCAATAATGCTCCCAGTCCCTTTCACCTGATCCTGGAACCCGTCGGTGGCGGGCAGGCGGCATTCGAACTGTCCGAAGATTACAACGTGTGGACTGACCTGGGAACCTGCGGCGTGACGTTCTCCGAAAGATACCGCACGATCTTGACGACTTTCGGGTTTGAGTTCCTCGGAAACGAGATCCCCCTGTATGGCGTTTATCACCGCGACAGCCTCATGCGGCGGGTGCTGAGCTTCTTTGCCGAGGGCATTGCCACGCCGGTCGAAGACCGCCGGGCTGATGATGCTCTGCCGGCCGGCTTTGCCCTGGCGCAGAATTATCCCAACCCGTTTAACCCCGTTACGACTGTTACCTACACGGTAGGCGGCGGCAACCACCCCAGGGAACTCGTAGCCACCCGCCTGACCATCTACAATACGCTCGGGCAAAAGGTAACTACCATGGTTGATGAGTTGAAGTACCCGGGAACGTACACGGTCGTCTGGGACGGGACCGGCAGCGGGGGACGCCAAGTCGCTTCCGGCGTCTACCTTTACCGGCTGGAGAGCGACGGCCGGCACCTGACCAGGAAGATGTTGTTTCTGAAGTAGTCTTTGCTAAATCCGTACCGTAACAGGGCCGCCTGCCGCTGGCGGCCTTTTTTTGTGGGTCCGCTCCGCGGACTTCGAAACGAGGGGCGCTCGAAGTTTCCGGAATTACTTGACTTTTTGCCTCAAATGGGTTAAATGAAATTGAAATTCGATTTCATTTGACCGATAACTGACCTGGAGGCGATACAATGAAAGAGCTCCTCAGGACCAGGGGGTTCAAGGTGACCCCGCAGCGGGAACTGATATTCCGCGCTTTTTTCGACCTCGGCAGGCACGTGACGGTTGACGAACTGTATCGTCGCGTTCGCGCCAGTGATCAGTCGGTCGGGTATACCACGGTCTGGCGGAATCTCAAGCTGATCTGCAAGGTTGGTCTGGCCGAAGAGGTGAACCTCGGTGACGGTGTGACTCGCTACGACCGTATTACCCGCAGGCCGCACGGCCACCTCTACTGCCTGAAGTGCAAGAAGGTCGTCGAGTTCGGCATGGATGACGTGACCGGCTCACTTCGCCGGACGGCGCGAAAAGAGAGTTTTGCGGTTGAGGGCGTAAAGGTCGAAATACACGGCGTCTGTAAGTCATGCCGGCAGAACGACGGCGGCGCGTCAGAAGAAGAGCTTCTGAACTGACCACGCTGGAGAAAGGGTTCGGCCGGGCAGGCGGACCGGAAAAGCAAGAATACATCTTGGTACAGGGTGAGAAAGCATGACGTATCTGAGCAGGATGGTTCCCGGGCAACGGGGTAAGATAGTGGGATTCACGGACGATTCCACCGTGGCGCGTCGGCTGGTCGAAATGGGTCTGGTGCCGGGCCGGAGTATTACGCATGTAAGGAACGCACCGCTTCAGGATCCGCTTGAGATTCAGGTGGGGATGTCCTGTCTGTCACTTCGGCGCAGCGAGGCATCCCTCGTGCTCGTAGAGTTACAGGATTAGCGCTCAAAGAGGCCGGCGGTATACATGAACGTTCGCCCCGACAGTGCCGTTTCCCCGCGCGACGTGGCGGTTGCCATCTGCGGCAATCCTAACTCCGGGAAAACCACGATATTCAATGCCATCACCGGCCTTCGGCAAAAGGTGGGCAACTATCCGGGCGTGACGGTGGAGAGGGTCTCAGGACGCTTCGGCATACGCTCCTGCCCGGAAAGCCGCTTTACGCTGGTCGACGTTCCGGGTGCGTATTCCCTGGCCGCTTTTTCTCCGGACGAGTATATCGCGGCAGGCGTCCTTTTCGGGCACGTCAAGGATGAGCGGTCTCCTGATGTCATCGTCTATGTTCTGGACGCGACCAATCTGGAGCGGGGCCTTTACATGCTGTTTCAGATTCTTCAACTCGGCCGGCCGGTTGTGGTGGCGCTTAACATGATGGATGTGGCCTGGCGATGCGGTTTGAGAATCGAGGCCGCGGTGCTCTCCGAGCGGCTTGGCGGAGTCCCCGTGGTCCCCGTTGTGGGCAGCCGCAACAGGGGTATCGATGACCTCAAACGGGCGATTGGCCGGACACTGACGGAGGAAACGGGGCCGGGGCAGCAGTGGTACGATGCCCGGGTCATGAACGTGGTTGAGACCTTGAAGAGCGCGTCGAACAACGGCCGGCGATCAGATGCCGAGTACCTGCGAGTGCTCTTTGACGTTGCGGGACCGGCTGAGGGGAGTTTTCTGCGGCAGGAAGAACAGGCCGGCAGGGCCGTTCTGGCCGGAGGCAGGCAGCGGCTGATCGACAGCTTCGGATCTCTCTCGGCCGCCGAGACTTTGCCTCTGACCGCTTCAGCAGCCGAGGTGGCCGCGCAGGCGGTTATCGCCCCGAAAACCGGCAGGGATTCAATCA
Coding sequences within:
- a CDS encoding S8 family serine peptidase, encoding MEVRYGKLAAALLAVVVITLARSAFSNDIPPSPDGLAWLEDYQTEGDSLVTVVIFMEDEAARDDLSMMTRRTGLSRSSRITGVLRRLQSFKAQGSERVEEFVGRVSKTEVIRHWIVPAYTATISSTDIHLLSQFEGVKLIVPDVPLIAVEPVDVSASPSLSTTVSSQLELLRVPQLWALGLTGAGRLVASFDTGVEQPHPALAPKWRGNHADLSASWFSPIQPNILPYDNAGHGTHTMGIIVGSTVADTFGVAPGAEWITAGVVDQGRSLSATVSDIIQAFQWALNPDGDEGTTNDVPDVILNSWGIPAGIFSPCDQTFSTVIDNVEAAGILAVFAAGNEGPAPQSLRDPADRASGPLNTFSVGAVSNSKIIADFSSRGPSRCDANQKKPEVVAPGISVRSSSKDGTYTVMSGTSMAAPYVAGLALLARQYNPDATVDEIKSALIQSAEDLGPAGEDNAYGYGLVDAVRMLENLPRSSLYHFAVSGTIISGDGVACPGEGFDFQVVLTNASANVESLTGILKADDGGPVSITSDHAEFFFGDGGTTAINYAPFQLTFASTALHGQEITLNLYLADSTGGVLDTLELGLTVGYAPPGSIGEHASGDISFTVSDFGQFGFAPGSIYNLAGNGFRYAGSSNLLYEAGLIVGRNYLQLSSSIRDLTGELRPSDFTPIQGLSAGLLDSEQAFHRHARFVDSYSEIPIPVTIDQHTVDFAGVDGEAAVIFQYHVINNTLEKLTGLSFGFLADFDLSDTADQVVYDDQMKLIYQCGGGASVVGLVALGNVNSFSLLDNNSGKIGFSSVELYELISQSTNDVDTSLRGDLMFVASSGAVTLTALDSIEVAFALVAGDNVAGLYRNAWLARDKYDIVTSIEESAGGLPGTFVLGQNYPNPFNPTTSITFSILSGAEVNLEVFNVLGQRVRQLRDGYLSAGSHTVKWDARSDAGDGVASGVYLYRLTVDGVSRSRKMLLLR
- a CDS encoding M6 family metalloprotease domain-containing protein codes for the protein MLILRGLGRALLVSCALALIVGPVNAMPPTDEVTEQWIADGVWQENVAVWQAFKAAGGCAPGEHSPLETFRAARAAALGSDVVDTINVVVLLVEFPDYRASGQGVSATVADFEALLFSDRRTDPSPYPTGSMTDFYVENSYGALVITGDVFGWYMMPQDYSWYVGDNYGLGGGGALLAGHAVDAAEAAGVDFSLYANGDTWVDGVIVVHPGPGAESAGTGIWSHQSTISPLRNYDNVLISDYTVNPEESYYGSLSTIGVFGHEYGHVIGLPDLYDLNPIQAQKGSGLGSWSMMANGSWNGGPPGSSPAHFDAWCKLMLDFGEVAYLESNLSQAALPQVEESGVIYHLGTVPGDAAHEYWLVENRQRVGFDQSLPGGGLCIYHFDPFVASQNDHDRYRVALEQADGEEDLYYGFASDAGDPWPGITGNSNFHAYTIPDSRTNDGDITDIAVWNIRNSGPVIYADLDVEFSRPYVVFAETKDSVRFRDKAPGGNGNGIVEAGETIEASFRVRNKMRLAYDPTFTLSVDAPGVNFIQNGVPLAAATLSPVFDAWNEVPIKFSLPADFVTVQAGFTLTLEADSISGSGDRAYVQELTFEWRLGRTQVLVVDDDGGAAYESRFENSLDRLRIPYDVWDKSSSSPSYSDLAPYPFVLWFTGSSANGGTLTAGDVSVLKQFLDNRGNLYLSSMTAASQLHGLDSAFLADYLHANLVSSDVFGLGFNGVDGNPVGEGAAFALANNAPSPFHLILEPVGGGQAAFELSEDYNVWTDLGTCGVTFSERYRTILTTFGFEFLGNEIPLYGVYHRDSLMRRVLSFFAEGIATPVEDRRADDALPAGFALAQNYPNPFNPVTTVTYTVGGGNHPRELVATRLTIYNTLGQKVTTMVDELKYPGTYTVVWDGTGSGGRQVASGVYLYRLESDGRHLTRKMLFLK
- a CDS encoding glycosyltransferase family 39 protein — encoded protein: MAFRPAKLFQSVSPVVPVLLLAALIRTVYLAQYHGLVEWNLLTVDNYYHHNWAQVIAAGDIFGDTTFFRAPLYVFCLAVLYAVFGPSLWAARIFGLGVGLGSIFMTYLLGRKLFGKKTGLIAALVQALYPSMIYFEAELLLDPLFMLLFQLTVYHLLVWYTERRSDKLFTVGLLAGLAAITRPTALILVPVILLIVLWQRAHWKQTIRQAVLVVAGLSVLIGPVLLRNILVAGDPVLIASQGGINLYIGNNDEADGLSAFMPQPLGYDWRISDITYIAERDRGRELKSGEVSAYWTERAVRWIADNPVRFAGLCLKKMYFSFSDREVSNNRSLPVFFHKTPVLRLNPLSFGLIFPFAVIGALAGFARDSRIRLLLFVMGLYALTFALFFFASRFRLPLIPYYILLGVFGATVCIRHVRLKAATIPGLAVALFSLGVFAFYPLISLPTSRHTGDLSSAGLYYYNVGDYRQSLQYYRDAWLRDPHFPGAGLNVGAAYYRLGAADSARHYFELEKQEHPERADAYSNLASLYLVNGQYEAARREALAALERKPYELTPNTILVRAAAVDTTVDVDSLYRTVQAAARATHDNLYLLNEAAVFLTDRGEHAKAESLLLRAARSEPVPVEIDDLAFSRLFMTERARFVREKAKAYHQLAFLGGINGLYGQAIRYGQLAITTDPQFADAYVNLITAHAALGHLNTADSVLQVALVRFPNHSALREIRDHLQ
- a CDS encoding FeoA family protein, which codes for MTYLSRMVPGQRGKIVGFTDDSTVARRLVEMGLVPGRSITHVRNAPLQDPLEIQVGMSCLSLRRSEASLVLVELQD
- a CDS encoding transcriptional repressor; this encodes MKELLRTRGFKVTPQRELIFRAFFDLGRHVTVDELYRRVRASDQSVGYTTVWRNLKLICKVGLAEEVNLGDGVTRYDRITRRPHGHLYCLKCKKVVEFGMDDVTGSLRRTARKESFAVEGVKVEIHGVCKSCRQNDGGASEEELLN